From a region of the Terriglobia bacterium genome:
- a CDS encoding YbjQ family protein — translation MATSQVPASGVHPNFVTTAFDIDGYDIVKNLGVVRGITVRSRSIFGTIGAGLQTLAGGNITILSELCEKTRLEAFELMIRHASEIGANAIIGARYDATEIMNGVTEVLAYGTAVVIKQKAQ, via the coding sequence ATGGCCACATCGCAGGTGCCGGCATCCGGCGTGCATCCTAATTTTGTTACCACGGCATTCGACATCGACGGTTATGACATTGTGAAGAACCTTGGTGTCGTACGCGGAATCACCGTGCGCTCACGCTCCATCTTCGGCACCATTGGCGCAGGCTTGCAGACGCTTGCGGGCGGGAACATCACGATCCTTTCAGAACTGTGCGAGAAGACGCGACTAGAGGCCTTTGAGTTGATGATTCGGCATGCGAGCGAAATCGGCGCGAATGCGATTATCGGCGCGCGCTACGATGCTACTGAGATAATGAATGGAGTAACGGAAGTTTTGGCGTACGGGACAGCAGTGGTAATAAAGCAGAAAGCGCAATGA
- a CDS encoding pyridoxal-dependent decarboxylase has translation MSFQFDPGTRRKLGYQLIDALNDYFSSLPNRNVQLPLDERTFGALTDKMPELGESAEAVLREATSELIDKGFHVPSANYFGLMNPAPTYIAVLAEALVAALNPQLATLARSQLASKIEAETVRWIAERVGWKKVGAGENPANGQRCCDGTFTSGGNEANFTALALALAAYFPNSVENGIASIGAQPIIYASSESHHSLDKSAGLLGLGRKALRRIAVDKRAMFDVDQLERAILEDRAAGKEPFCIVATAGTTNSGAVDDIVALSRIARKHDLWLHVDGAYGAAAIFSDKHRDLVRGIELADSITIDPHKWLSMPFAAGVVLTSRPEMLERAFAVVTPYMPRVDDPNLIDNFKVSAQWSRRMNSLKLWLTLRVHGRQAYEELIDRQMRLAGQMAEWFRKSSNFELAVPPKLTILNFRLKLDLPEQELAAAHKALIDEVTRDGKLWISHTNVAGRSVCRMMIISYFTDEHNLKLLQEALTRAAAKVAQSALNSQPSLK, from the coding sequence ATGTCTTTCCAATTTGACCCGGGGACCCGTCGCAAGCTGGGATACCAGCTTATAGACGCCCTCAACGATTATTTCTCTTCCCTGCCCAATCGCAACGTGCAGCTTCCGCTGGATGAGCGGACCTTCGGGGCGCTCACGGACAAGATGCCGGAATTGGGTGAGAGCGCCGAGGCAGTACTGCGTGAAGCCACGAGCGAACTCATTGATAAAGGCTTTCACGTTCCCAGCGCCAACTACTTCGGGCTGATGAACCCGGCGCCGACTTACATCGCGGTGCTCGCCGAAGCTTTGGTTGCCGCATTGAACCCGCAGCTGGCGACGCTCGCGCGCTCACAACTGGCGTCGAAGATCGAAGCCGAGACGGTTCGCTGGATCGCCGAGCGAGTCGGCTGGAAGAAGGTTGGGGCCGGTGAAAATCCCGCGAACGGCCAGCGTTGCTGCGATGGAACCTTCACCAGCGGGGGCAATGAAGCGAATTTTACAGCCCTGGCGCTCGCACTAGCTGCGTATTTCCCGAACTCCGTAGAGAACGGGATTGCCAGTATCGGCGCGCAGCCGATTATCTATGCCTCTTCCGAGTCGCACCACTCGCTGGACAAGTCCGCCGGCCTGCTCGGTCTCGGCCGCAAGGCACTGCGCCGCATTGCAGTGGATAAGCGCGCCATGTTCGACGTGGACCAACTCGAGCGGGCTATTCTCGAAGACCGCGCCGCCGGAAAAGAACCTTTCTGCATCGTCGCGACTGCCGGCACCACCAACTCCGGCGCCGTGGACGACATCGTTGCACTCTCGAGGATCGCCAGGAAACACGATCTTTGGCTGCACGTGGACGGGGCGTACGGTGCGGCCGCGATCTTCAGTGACAAGCATCGCGACCTTGTGCGTGGCATCGAACTGGCTGACTCGATCACCATCGATCCGCACAAGTGGCTTTCAATGCCATTCGCAGCGGGTGTCGTGCTGACTTCACGGCCCGAGATGCTAGAACGGGCGTTTGCCGTGGTCACGCCCTATATGCCGCGCGTAGATGATCCCAATCTGATCGACAATTTTAAGGTCAGCGCGCAGTGGTCGCGACGCATGAACTCGCTGAAGCTCTGGCTGACTCTTCGCGTTCATGGTCGCCAAGCTTACGAAGAACTGATCGATCGACAGATGCGGCTCGCCGGACAGATGGCCGAGTGGTTCCGCAAGAGTAGTAATTTCGAGTTGGCGGTCCCGCCAAAATTAACGATCCTGAACTTCCGCCTGAAGCTGGATTTGCCGGAGCAGGAACTCGCAGCGGCCCATAAGGCCCTTATCGACGAGGTCACGCGAGATGGCAAGCTCTGGATCAGTCATACCAATGTCGCGGGTCGGAGCGTTTGCCGGATGATGATCATCAGCTACTTTACCGATGAGCATAATCTGAAGTTGCTGCAGGAGGCCCTGACACGGGCGGCTGCGAAGGTTGCACAGTCAGCACTCAACAGCCAGCCTTCACTGAAGTAG
- the lysS gene encoding lysine--tRNA ligase, whose product MSLADDIYAIRKEKLKKIEALGQPAYPYKFTYTHTVPEIVEKYSASNGEQLEADRVNVRVAGRMMTPRLMGKAGFAHLQQGGERLQIYVRKDDVGEKGFELFKQLLDNGDHIGVEGYLFRTRTGELTVHVKEITFLAKDLLPLPEKWHGLQDVELRYRQRYVDLIMNPEVRAVFEKRARIVRAIRNFFDTRGFIEVETPMMQPLYGGAAARPFVTHHNTLDIDLYLRIAPELYLKRLTVGGLDRVYEINRNFRNEGISTQHNPEFTMLEFYWAYADYHDLMDFTEELLKTVAIEVNGMPVASFQGQEVDWSKFRRLSMREAIREFWPESAGPKPSMDDFASHDKLVNFGRALQQAHINFPLDVSAPDGRVIADIFEAVAEEHLFQPTFIYDFPLAISPLSKNKRDEPEEWVERFELYAGGMEIANAFSELNDPEEQRRRFEQQLSERARGDEEAHQMDEDYIRALSFGMPPTGGEGIGIDRITMLLTGSNSIRDVILFPLMKPRKAGEEEEEVLKSESGA is encoded by the coding sequence TTGTCCTTAGCCGACGATATTTACGCCATACGCAAAGAGAAGCTGAAGAAGATTGAAGCGCTGGGCCAGCCGGCCTACCCCTACAAGTTCACCTATACGCACACCGTCCCCGAGATCGTCGAGAAGTACTCCGCCAGCAACGGAGAGCAACTCGAGGCCGACCGGGTAAACGTGCGCGTTGCGGGCCGGATGATGACCCCACGTCTAATGGGAAAGGCTGGGTTTGCCCATTTGCAGCAGGGCGGCGAGCGCTTGCAGATCTACGTCAGGAAAGACGATGTTGGTGAAAAGGGATTCGAACTGTTCAAGCAACTACTCGACAACGGCGACCACATCGGCGTCGAAGGGTACCTCTTTCGTACGCGAACAGGCGAACTTACGGTTCATGTTAAAGAGATCACGTTCCTTGCCAAGGATCTACTGCCGCTGCCGGAAAAGTGGCACGGCCTGCAGGATGTCGAACTGCGGTATCGCCAGCGTTATGTCGATCTGATCATGAACCCGGAGGTGCGCGCAGTCTTCGAGAAACGCGCCAGGATCGTTCGTGCGATCCGCAACTTCTTCGACACCCGCGGTTTCATCGAAGTCGAAACGCCGATGATGCAGCCCCTATATGGTGGCGCCGCAGCGCGGCCGTTTGTGACGCATCACAACACGCTGGACATCGATCTCTACCTTCGCATCGCGCCCGAACTTTACCTCAAGCGACTTACCGTCGGGGGCCTTGACCGCGTTTACGAGATCAATCGCAACTTCCGCAACGAAGGCATCTCGACTCAGCACAACCCCGAGTTCACTATGCTCGAGTTCTACTGGGCGTACGCCGACTATCACGACCTGATGGATTTCACCGAAGAGCTGCTGAAGACTGTCGCGATCGAGGTTAACGGTATGCCCGTCGCGAGTTTCCAGGGACAGGAGGTCGATTGGAGCAAGTTCCGCCGCCTGAGCATGCGCGAAGCCATCCGCGAATTCTGGCCGGAAAGCGCCGGCCCTAAGCCCTCCATGGACGATTTCGCGAGTCACGACAAACTCGTGAACTTTGGTCGTGCGCTTCAGCAAGCTCATATCAATTTCCCGCTCGACGTCTCCGCACCCGACGGCCGCGTCATCGCCGACATCTTCGAGGCCGTCGCCGAGGAGCACTTGTTCCAGCCGACGTTCATTTACGACTTCCCGCTCGCCATCTCGCCACTTTCCAAGAACAAGCGCGACGAACCGGAAGAGTGGGTGGAACGGTTCGAGCTTTACGCCGGCGGAATGGAAATCGCCAACGCATTCAGCGAGTTGAACGATCCGGAGGAGCAGCGCAGGCGCTTCGAACAGCAACTCTCGGAGCGAGCGCGTGGCGACGAAGAGGCTCACCAGATGGACGAGGATTACATCCGCGCCCTGAGCTTCGGAATGCCACCAACCGGCGGCGAAGGGATCGGGATCGATCGGATCACGATGCTGCTGACGGGATCGAACTCGATTCGCGACGTCATTCTTTTCCCGCTGATGAAGCCGCGGAAGGCCGGAGAAGAAGAGGAAGAAGTGTTGAAATCCGAGAGCGGCGCGTAG
- the ndhC gene encoding NADH-quinone oxidoreductase subunit A — MPQNYVPIFIFALVAFLVGAGTVALFALVRPRQPDKIKLMPYECGIDPFDQARKRYTIRFYIVAILFVVFDVETIFLFPWAVQYKALGVFGFVEMLIFLGILIVGYVWIWKKGALEWV; from the coding sequence ATGCCCCAGAATTATGTCCCCATCTTCATATTTGCCCTGGTCGCGTTCCTGGTGGGCGCCGGGACCGTCGCGCTTTTTGCGCTGGTTCGGCCGCGCCAGCCCGACAAGATCAAGTTAATGCCGTACGAATGCGGCATTGACCCATTCGACCAGGCGCGCAAGCGCTACACCATTCGCTTCTACATCGTCGCCATCCTGTTTGTTGTGTTCGACGTGGAAACGATTTTCCTGTTCCCTTGGGCCGTCCAGTACAAGGCGCTCGGCGTCTTCGGCTTTGTCGAAATGCTGATCTTCCTGGGAATCCTGATCGTCGGGTACGTGTGGATCTGGAAGAAGGGCGCTCTGGAATGGGTCTAG
- a CDS encoding NADH-quinone oxidoreductase subunit C, with protein sequence MADETKPSTPPEGTPQEPAKPAEAKPAAEEAKPEGAAPAVAPPKPGPAAPKPAASVAAAPKPPAAPPKPPVPTPQSLDTELTRRLKQTYGSGVEAFSYVGQNYLVLGSDIVHDVLHVLAHDEGFDYCVDLTAVHYPKNERPFEIVYILYSFSKNERLRVKTTVAEGEEVPTVTDIWPTADWLEREVFDMFGVVFAGHPNLKRILLPDGWKGYPLRKDYSILLQDKEWVQINLGIESGQ encoded by the coding sequence ATGGCAGACGAAACTAAACCCAGTACTCCGCCTGAAGGAACTCCCCAGGAGCCGGCAAAACCAGCTGAAGCGAAGCCTGCCGCAGAGGAAGCCAAGCCAGAGGGGGCCGCTCCCGCTGTCGCGCCGCCAAAGCCTGGCCCAGCGGCACCAAAACCCGCTGCTTCCGTCGCCGCTGCTCCGAAACCACCCGCCGCTCCACCAAAGCCCCCGGTTCCGACGCCCCAGTCACTCGATACCGAGCTAACGCGCCGCCTGAAGCAGACCTATGGCTCCGGTGTTGAGGCGTTCAGTTATGTTGGGCAGAACTATCTCGTCCTGGGCAGCGACATCGTCCACGATGTCCTGCACGTTTTGGCGCACGACGAGGGGTTCGATTACTGCGTCGATCTCACTGCGGTTCATTACCCGAAGAACGAGAGGCCGTTCGAGATCGTTTACATCCTTTATTCGTTCTCAAAGAACGAGCGCCTGCGAGTTAAGACCACGGTCGCCGAAGGCGAAGAGGTTCCGACGGTCACGGATATATGGCCTACCGCCGACTGGCTTGAGCGCGAAGTGTTCGACATGTTCGGCGTCGTCTTCGCCGGACACCCGAACCTCAAGCGCATCCTGCTTCCGGATGGCTGGAAGGGCTACCCGCTGCGCAAGGACTACTCGATCCTGCTCCAGGACAAGGAGTGGGTGCAGATCAACCTGGGAATTGAGAGCGGCCAATGA
- a CDS encoding NADH-quinone oxidoreductase subunit D, which produces MSDFYEDIDTVGPDTKTYLDSDELVLNMGPQHPSTHGVLRVILKLDGEKVLGTESIIGYLHRGVEKIAENRTYAQFNPYVDRMDYVAAVSNGLGYCLAVEKLLNTEAPPRAQYIRVILTELNRIASHQLWLGTHALDIGAITPLFYTFRDREEILKIFEKYCGARLTTHAFRIGGTQYETYEGFEKDCLAFCDFVLPKIDEYETLLSTNRIWVERTRNVGLISGKDAIALGVTGPVLRASGVRWDLRKAQPYSSYDKFDFEIPIGLNGDTYDRYIVRIQEMRQSVRIIRQAVENLPTGPIMAKIPKVLKPPVGEIYHSIEAPKGELGYFIVSDGSTQPYRIRVRPPSFVNLQALDLMVRGMLVADVVAVIGTLDIVLGEVDR; this is translated from the coding sequence ATGAGCGATTTCTACGAAGATATTGATACCGTCGGACCGGATACCAAGACCTATCTCGATTCCGACGAACTCGTGCTCAACATGGGGCCGCAGCACCCGTCCACCCACGGCGTGCTTCGCGTCATCCTGAAGTTGGACGGCGAGAAGGTCCTCGGTACCGAGTCCATCATCGGCTACCTGCATCGCGGTGTCGAAAAGATCGCCGAGAACCGCACCTACGCGCAGTTCAATCCCTACGTCGACCGCATGGATTACGTCGCAGCCGTTTCGAACGGGCTAGGCTACTGCCTCGCAGTCGAAAAGCTGCTGAACACCGAAGCGCCGCCCCGCGCGCAGTACATTCGCGTGATCCTCACGGAATTGAATCGAATCGCCAGTCACCAGCTCTGGCTCGGCACTCACGCGCTCGACATCGGGGCGATCACTCCGTTGTTCTATACGTTCCGCGATCGGGAAGAGATCCTGAAGATCTTCGAGAAGTACTGTGGCGCGCGCCTCACGACGCACGCCTTCCGCATCGGCGGCACGCAATACGAAACGTACGAAGGTTTCGAAAAAGATTGCCTTGCGTTCTGCGACTTCGTTCTGCCGAAGATCGACGAGTACGAAACGCTGCTCTCCACCAACCGCATCTGGGTGGAGCGCACAAGGAACGTCGGCCTCATCAGCGGGAAGGACGCGATCGCTCTCGGCGTGACCGGACCAGTGCTTCGGGCGTCGGGCGTTCGCTGGGACCTTCGTAAAGCCCAGCCGTACTCGAGCTACGACAAATTCGATTTCGAGATTCCCATCGGCCTGAATGGTGACACGTACGACCGGTACATCGTGCGCATCCAGGAGATGCGGCAGTCGGTACGCATCATCCGCCAGGCCGTCGAGAACCTTCCGACCGGCCCGATCATGGCGAAGATTCCGAAGGTTTTGAAGCCTCCGGTCGGCGAGATTTACCACTCTATCGAGGCGCCTAAGGGCGAACTCGGTTACTTCATCGTCAGTGACGGCTCCACGCAGCCTTATCGAATTCGCGTGCGGCCGCCATCCTTCGTCAATCTCCAGGCGCTCGACCTGATGGTGCGCGGCATGTTGGTTGCCGACGTCGTCGCCGTCATCGGAACGCTCGACATCGTCCTGGGAGAGGTGGACCGGTAA
- the nuoH gene encoding NADH-quinone oxidoreductase subunit NuoH: protein MGAFLNYLHSNVTPGEAGNYIWATIYILVIFLAVSIAVIAMNWLERKILAHMQIRLGPMRVGPHGLLQPFADALKLLIKEDIIPDEADKVVFWFAPVAVMMTAFTTYLVIPFGRTHAVTDMNIGVLFMLGVSSLGVLGIIMAGWSSNSHYPLMGSLRSSAQMVSYEVAMGLAIISAVMMTSFNATGVGTLSMLGIVEAQQAQHTWFIFSMFPLGFVAFAVFAIAMVAETNRAPFDLPEAESELVAGFHTEYSGFRWSLFFLAEYAAMIAVSSIAVTLWLGGWLRPFPNWLPGRSWDIAFGLFPALTFLILAGMCFLGTIRMPRIPQFKIQTLGLAAFGALLGLIGIVLLIPGVRDRVLDMYWFSIKVAFFMYLYIWYRGTFPRYRFDQLMKVGWKVLLPISLAVVILVALVGLFTPATQSVLGVLR, encoded by the coding sequence ATGGGCGCCTTTCTGAACTATCTGCACTCTAACGTGACCCCCGGCGAAGCAGGGAACTACATCTGGGCCACCATCTACATCCTGGTGATCTTCCTTGCCGTTTCCATCGCCGTCATCGCGATGAACTGGCTGGAGCGGAAGATCCTTGCGCATATGCAGATCCGCCTCGGGCCCATGCGAGTCGGACCGCACGGCCTTCTGCAGCCCTTCGCCGATGCCCTGAAGCTCCTGATTAAGGAAGACATCATCCCCGATGAGGCCGACAAGGTAGTCTTCTGGTTCGCGCCAGTTGCGGTGATGATGACGGCATTCACAACCTATCTCGTCATTCCGTTCGGCCGCACCCACGCCGTCACCGACATGAATATCGGCGTGCTGTTCATGCTGGGCGTTTCGTCCCTCGGCGTCCTCGGCATCATCATGGCCGGATGGTCTTCGAACTCGCACTATCCCCTGATGGGCTCGCTGCGCAGTTCGGCGCAGATGGTGAGTTACGAAGTGGCGATGGGTCTGGCGATCATCTCGGCGGTCATGATGACGAGTTTCAACGCAACCGGCGTCGGCACGTTGAGCATGCTCGGCATCGTCGAGGCGCAGCAGGCCCAGCACACCTGGTTCATCTTCAGCATGTTCCCGTTGGGGTTCGTCGCGTTCGCGGTCTTCGCCATTGCCATGGTTGCCGAGACCAACCGTGCACCGTTCGATCTGCCGGAAGCCGAATCGGAACTCGTCGCCGGGTTCCACACTGAGTACTCGGGCTTTCGCTGGTCTCTCTTCTTCCTGGCGGAATACGCGGCGATGATCGCCGTCAGCTCGATCGCTGTTACGCTCTGGCTCGGCGGATGGCTGCGGCCTTTCCCCAACTGGCTGCCCGGCCGTTCGTGGGACATCGCCTTCGGCCTCTTTCCGGCACTGACTTTCCTGATCCTCGCGGGCATGTGTTTTCTCGGCACCATTCGCATGCCGCGGATTCCACAGTTCAAAATTCAAACGCTCGGCCTCGCGGCTTTCGGCGCCCTGCTCGGTTTGATAGGGATCGTACTGCTCATCCCGGGCGTTCGCGACCGCGTGCTCGACATGTACTGGTTCTCGATCAAGGTCGCGTTCTTCATGTACCTCTACATCTGGTATCGCGGAACATTCCCGCGGTACCGCTTCGACCAGCTTATGAAGGTCGGCTGGAAGGTTCTGCTGCCGATCTCGCTGGCCGTGGTGATTCTGGTTGCGCTGGTGGGTCTGTTTACGCCGGCGACCCAAAGCGTTCTGGGGGTGTTGCGGTGA